A DNA window from Maribellus comscasis contains the following coding sequences:
- a CDS encoding PAS domain S-box protein, producing MNSEINLLKRRLEREQKARIEAEKLLEAKSLELYHSNQELISLNKNLEHQVKQRTEKLLEAEKDYEFLVESINDMIFRLDLKGNIIFANMVVTQKLGIKRSEVVGQNIYDLLPDEFKNKIKTHFTREFLKRNCISYYEFPVINKYNKTIWMGLNVHFSSEDCKSCFQKQLSLENFAQSMKAEKQCTFSEVIVVAHDITSQKYAQINLEKSEKRYRELSEFLPEMICEVNSKGLLTYANQYAIDKFGYSKEEVLKNNFSIIDIFPRQEQELVRQDIRKVYENGETISNEYNAVKKSGEIFPVLTYISPIYEQENTIGVRGVMLDITERKLFEQEIAHNLKQQEILSRISLNYNSFEDFDKKTNETLRIIGQHVNVSRAYIFENSAEGKTTSNTFEWCAEGIKPQIKELQNVPFSVIPSWKDRLEKDKIIFSENIKELPRDIYDILAPQDIKSIVAFPLIASHKIFGFIGFDECNSQRKWTKSEIELLKTISNIISNAFHRNKINSELIKSESENRIIINSIPDVIIQIDKNGNIKSFKSSQKFHLFAKLNDSSNDLVNNVFNEKIAQAFQKAIKECLLNGAYQFDFQDPRVNFIEFYEARMVKLNSHEVLVIIRNVTESRENEKQLMIAKTKAVQASKSKSEFLANVSHEIRTPLNAILGFSQWLFEDTKIEQHKEYLSTILTSGKNLLNLINDILDLSKIESGKMDIELQPMNYHEIINDIKMVFHQKVEQKGLSFKISTDASVPEFIYMDELRFYQIIFNLISNAIKFTSKGFVHVSAFAMRTSAKDEVNLNIVIEDTGIGIEEDQQKNIFDSFTQQSGQNNRDFEGTGLGLAIVSGLLKKLNGTISLKSAPKKGTVFTLTFNSVKIDNSEHDESENVEYKPNATLDPCKIMIVDDINYNIVVLKKLINSKNATYIEAQNGAEALAKLNNEKPDIIFMDIRMPGMSGYDVTEVIKNDEKLLKIPVIAFTASTIKQKNDRIDQLFDGYLQKPVFKKEVDSILFKHLSYSNTVPILPEKSNEDEIKEPLTDFEKALPEVILEIENNHFPFWQNIKDNLIIYEIEEFNRKLSEMAFQKSCKPVSKYCDELNIGLQTFDIEIIKKKLDEFPQLIKKLKTLTK from the coding sequence ATGAATTCAGAAATTAACCTTTTAAAACGCAGACTCGAACGAGAACAAAAAGCAAGAATCGAAGCCGAAAAATTACTTGAAGCAAAATCGCTGGAGTTGTACCATTCAAACCAGGAATTAATCTCTCTAAATAAAAACCTGGAACATCAGGTAAAACAGCGAACAGAAAAACTTTTGGAAGCTGAAAAGGATTATGAGTTTCTTGTTGAAAGTATTAACGACATGATATTTCGACTTGACCTAAAAGGAAACATCATTTTTGCCAATATGGTCGTTACTCAAAAACTGGGTATAAAAAGATCGGAAGTAGTTGGACAAAATATATACGATCTCCTCCCCGACGAATTCAAAAATAAAATAAAAACGCATTTTACAAGAGAATTTTTAAAACGAAATTGTATTAGTTATTATGAGTTTCCGGTAATCAACAAATACAACAAAACAATCTGGATGGGATTGAACGTACATTTTTCGAGCGAAGATTGTAAATCATGTTTTCAAAAACAACTATCACTTGAAAATTTCGCTCAATCTATGAAGGCCGAAAAACAATGTACTTTTAGCGAAGTAATTGTTGTAGCCCATGACATTACATCTCAAAAATATGCACAAATTAATCTTGAAAAAAGTGAAAAGAGATACCGTGAACTATCGGAATTTCTTCCTGAAATGATTTGTGAGGTTAATTCAAAAGGGCTCCTTACTTATGCAAACCAATATGCCATTGATAAGTTTGGATATTCAAAAGAGGAAGTTTTAAAAAACAACTTTAGTATTATTGATATCTTTCCGCGCCAGGAACAGGAACTGGTTCGACAGGATATCCGCAAAGTTTACGAAAATGGAGAAACAATCTCTAATGAATATAATGCTGTAAAAAAGAGCGGGGAAATCTTTCCGGTACTCACTTATATTTCCCCCATTTATGAACAGGAAAACACCATAGGTGTTCGTGGAGTAATGCTTGATATTACTGAGCGTAAATTATTTGAACAGGAAATTGCACATAACCTGAAACAGCAGGAAATACTTTCCAGAATATCATTAAATTATAATTCATTTGAAGACTTTGATAAAAAAACAAATGAAACTCTCCGCATTATAGGTCAACACGTTAATGTTAGCCGTGCTTACATTTTTGAAAACAGTGCCGAGGGAAAAACTACAAGTAATACTTTTGAATGGTGCGCCGAGGGAATAAAACCACAAATAAAAGAGCTACAGAATGTTCCTTTTTCTGTAATTCCTTCGTGGAAAGATCGTTTGGAGAAAGATAAAATAATTTTCTCGGAAAATATAAAAGAGCTCCCAAGAGATATTTATGATATTCTTGCACCCCAGGACATAAAATCAATTGTTGCTTTTCCACTAATTGCTTCCCATAAAATTTTTGGATTTATCGGTTTCGACGAATGCAATTCGCAGAGAAAGTGGACAAAATCAGAAATTGAACTATTAAAAACCATTTCAAACATTATTTCAAACGCCTTTCATCGAAACAAGATAAACTCAGAATTAATAAAAAGCGAAAGCGAAAACCGGATCATCATCAACTCAATTCCTGATGTAATTATACAAATCGACAAAAATGGTAATATTAAATCTTTTAAATCATCGCAAAAATTTCACTTATTCGCCAAACTGAACGATTCTTCAAACGATTTAGTCAATAATGTTTTTAACGAAAAAATTGCGCAAGCATTCCAAAAAGCGATAAAAGAATGTCTTTTAAATGGTGCATATCAGTTCGATTTCCAAGACCCCAGAGTAAACTTTATTGAGTTTTATGAAGCAAGAATGGTAAAACTCAATAGCCACGAAGTACTTGTTATCATTAGAAATGTGACCGAATCTCGTGAAAATGAAAAACAGCTGATGATTGCAAAAACCAAGGCTGTGCAGGCTTCAAAATCAAAATCTGAATTCCTGGCCAATGTTTCCCACGAGATACGCACACCGCTCAATGCCATTTTAGGCTTTAGCCAGTGGTTATTTGAAGACACAAAAATTGAACAACACAAAGAATACTTAAGTACAATTTTAACCAGTGGGAAGAACCTGCTAAATCTGATTAATGATATTCTTGACTTGTCAAAAATAGAGTCGGGTAAAATGGATATTGAATTGCAGCCAATGAACTACCATGAAATTATTAATGATATAAAAATGGTATTTCATCAAAAAGTAGAACAAAAAGGGCTTTCATTTAAAATCAGCACCGATGCTTCGGTTCCTGAATTTATTTACATGGATGAACTTAGATTCTACCAGATTATTTTTAACCTGATTAGCAATGCCATTAAATTTACGTCAAAAGGATTTGTCCATGTTTCAGCCTTTGCAATGAGAACAAGCGCAAAAGATGAAGTAAACCTTAATATAGTAATCGAAGACACCGGAATTGGGATAGAAGAAGACCAGCAAAAAAATATTTTCGATTCTTTCACTCAGCAAAGTGGACAAAACAACCGCGATTTTGAAGGCACGGGGCTTGGATTGGCGATTGTTAGCGGCCTGTTAAAAAAACTTAATGGGACCATCTCATTAAAAAGTGCCCCAAAAAAAGGTACCGTTTTTACACTTACTTTTAACAGCGTTAAAATTGACAATTCAGAACACGACGAATCGGAAAATGTAGAATATAAACCGAACGCAACACTCGACCCCTGTAAAATAATGATTGTTGACGATATTAATTACAACATAGTGGTGTTAAAAAAACTGATTAATTCAAAAAATGCAACATATATCGAAGCCCAAAATGGTGCAGAAGCTTTGGCCAAATTGAATAATGAAAAACCTGATATTATTTTTATGGACATCCGAATGCCGGGAATGAGTGGATATGATGTTACTGAAGTCATAAAGAATGACGAAAAACTTTTAAAAATTCCTGTCATTGCTTTTACAGCCTCTACAATAAAACAAAAAAACGACAGAATAGATCAATTGTTTGACGGATACCTCCAAAAACCCGTCTTTAAAAAGGAGGTCGATTCCATTCTATTTAAACATTTAAGCTATAGCAACACGGTTCCCATACTGCCGGAAAAAAGCAACGAAGATGAAATTAAAGAACCATTAACTGATTTTGAAAAAGCGCTTCCTGAAGTAATCCTGGAAATCGAAAATAATCATTTCCCATTTTGGCAAAACATAAAAGATAATCTAATTATTTACGAAATTGAGGAATTCAACAGGAAGCTTTCAGAAATGGCTTTCCAGAAATCGTGTAAACCTGTAAGCAAATATTGTGACGAACTAAATATCGGGCTTCAGACTTTTGACATTGAAATCATAAAAAAGAAACTGGATGAATTTCCGCAATTGATTAAAAAACTAAAAACATTAACAAAATAG
- a CDS encoding heme NO-binding domain-containing protein yields the protein MKGIVFRMLLDLVEDRFGYQMVDEIIIASNLKSKGVYTSVGTYPYSELIALCTELEKKTGISVEKLHLSFGEYAFNIFKQKYSEFISEFNDIFQFLEHLDSTVHVEVKKLYPEAELPSFTYKRINDKEIELIYKSSRKLAFFAEGLIKGSLSYFQTNAETKVQPLKNDNSNVRFQIKKI from the coding sequence ATGAAGGGAATCGTATTTAGAATGCTGCTTGATTTGGTTGAAGATAGATTTGGTTACCAAATGGTTGACGAAATAATAATCGCATCAAATCTTAAAAGCAAGGGCGTATATACATCCGTTGGAACTTATCCTTACAGCGAGCTGATTGCGCTCTGCACGGAACTGGAAAAAAAGACAGGGATCTCAGTTGAAAAATTACATCTTAGTTTCGGCGAATATGCTTTTAATATTTTTAAACAAAAGTATTCTGAATTCATCTCGGAATTTAACGATATTTTTCAATTTCTTGAACATTTGGATAGTACGGTCCATGTTGAAGTAAAAAAACTATATCCCGAGGCTGAATTACCATCCTTTACATACAAAAGAATAAATGACAAAGAAATTGAACTGATATACAAATCAAGCCGAAAATTGGCTTTTTTTGCAGAAGGACTTATCAAAGGCTCATTATCATATTTTCAAACAAACGCTGAAACTAAAGTTCAACCATTAAAAAATGACAATTCAAATGTTCGTTTCCAAATAAAAAAAATATGA
- a CDS encoding UDP-glucose dehydrogenase family protein — MKISVVGTGYVGLVSGTCFAETGVNVTCVDINERKVEMLKEGHIPIYEPGLEDIYKKNVEKGRLVFTTNLEESLKDSDAVFIAVGTPPDEDGSADLKYVIGVAREIGRTMDHYMVVVTKSTVPVGTSVKVKNAVLEELEKRGEKVPFDVASNPEFLKEGSAVDDFLKPDRIVIGTDSEKAQKVMKRLYKPFLLNGHPILFMDITSSEMTKYAANSMLATKISFINDIANLCEIVGADVDSVRKGIGSDVRIGTKFIYPGTGYGGSCFPKDVQALIRTADENGYSLEILKAVESVNYRQKEVLYGKIKRHFNGDLKGKKFAVWGLAFKPKTDDMREAPSLVIIDKLLEEGAKVIAYDPVASEEGKRILGDKIEFAKDEYDACIDSDALVLVTEWPEFRLPNFRVLRKLLKNNLIFDGRNIYDPEELNEMGFTYYAIGRKPIIN, encoded by the coding sequence ATGAAAATTTCTGTAGTTGGAACGGGGTATGTAGGCTTGGTTTCCGGAACCTGTTTTGCTGAAACGGGAGTAAATGTAACTTGCGTAGATATAAATGAGCGCAAGGTTGAAATGCTGAAGGAAGGACATATCCCGATTTATGAACCCGGTTTGGAAGATATTTACAAAAAGAATGTTGAAAAAGGGAGGTTGGTGTTTACAACTAACCTGGAGGAGAGTTTGAAAGATTCGGATGCCGTTTTTATTGCTGTTGGAACTCCACCTGATGAGGATGGAAGTGCTGATTTGAAATACGTCATTGGAGTAGCGCGTGAAATCGGGCGTACTATGGATCATTATATGGTTGTTGTAACAAAAAGTACGGTTCCGGTGGGTACATCGGTGAAAGTAAAAAATGCAGTACTTGAAGAACTGGAAAAACGTGGTGAAAAAGTTCCGTTTGATGTAGCTTCAAACCCGGAATTTTTGAAGGAGGGAAGTGCTGTTGATGATTTTCTGAAACCCGACAGAATTGTTATCGGAACCGATTCTGAAAAGGCACAAAAAGTGATGAAGAGGCTGTATAAACCATTTTTGTTAAATGGTCACCCCATTTTATTTATGGACATAACCTCTTCGGAAATGACCAAGTATGCGGCAAATTCGATGCTTGCAACAAAAATTAGTTTTATAAACGATATCGCAAATCTTTGTGAAATTGTTGGTGCCGATGTTGATTCGGTAAGAAAAGGGATCGGCTCAGATGTAAGGATTGGCACAAAGTTTATTTACCCCGGAACCGGTTATGGTGGATCCTGTTTTCCAAAGGATGTACAGGCGCTAATAAGAACAGCTGATGAGAATGGTTATTCGCTTGAGATTCTTAAAGCCGTTGAATCGGTGAATTACCGTCAGAAAGAGGTTTTGTATGGAAAGATAAAACGTCATTTTAATGGCGACTTAAAAGGAAAGAAATTTGCTGTTTGGGGTTTGGCTTTTAAACCCAAAACCGACGATATGAGGGAAGCTCCCTCGTTGGTTATAATTGATAAATTACTGGAAGAGGGTGCAAAAGTTATCGCTTACGATCCTGTTGCGTCGGAGGAAGGAAAAAGAATACTGGGAGACAAGATAGAATTTGCCAAAGACGAGTATGACGCATGTATTGATTCTGACGCCTTGGTTTTGGTAACAGAGTGGCCTGAGTTCAGATTGCCAAATTTTAGGGTACTGCGGAAACTTTTGAAAAATAATCTGATATTCGACGGCAGAAATATATATGATCCGGAAGAATTAAATGAAATGGGATTTACATATTATGCCATTGGTCGAAAACCAATAATCAATTAA
- a CDS encoding UDP-glucuronic acid decarboxylase family protein — protein MKRILVTGGAGFVGSHLCEYLLNQGNEVVCLDNYFTGKKEKIIHLLDSKYFELVRHDVTMPYYIEVDEIYNLACPASPVHYQYNAIKTIKTSVMGAINMLGLAKRTKAKILQASTSEVYGDPELHPQPETYWGHVNPIGIRSCYDEGKRCAESLFINYHQQNDVRIKIIRIFNTYGPKMEPDDGRVVSNFIVQALQGKDITIFGDGKQTRSFQYVSDLVEGMTRMMSTEDSFTGPVNIGNPGEFTMLELAQEIIRITGTKSKIIHLPLPKDDPTQRQPDITLAKEKLNGWQPKVPLKEGLEKTITYFDNLLKKESTIS, from the coding sequence ATGAAACGAATTTTAGTAACCGGAGGAGCTGGATTTGTAGGCTCGCATCTTTGTGAATACCTTTTAAATCAGGGAAATGAAGTAGTTTGTTTGGATAATTATTTTACAGGGAAAAAAGAAAAAATTATCCACTTACTTGACAGTAAATATTTTGAATTGGTACGACATGATGTTACAATGCCTTATTATATAGAGGTTGATGAGATTTATAATCTGGCATGTCCTGCATCGCCGGTTCACTACCAGTATAACGCTATTAAAACCATAAAAACATCAGTGATGGGAGCCATTAATATGCTTGGGCTGGCTAAACGAACAAAAGCTAAAATTCTTCAGGCCTCAACCAGTGAGGTTTATGGCGACCCGGAATTGCATCCGCAGCCCGAAACCTATTGGGGACACGTAAACCCGATAGGGATCCGCTCTTGTTATGATGAAGGAAAACGTTGTGCTGAGTCGCTGTTTATCAACTATCACCAGCAAAATGATGTAAGGATAAAGATTATCAGGATTTTCAATACTTACGGGCCCAAAATGGAACCCGATGACGGAAGAGTCGTGTCGAATTTTATTGTGCAGGCTTTACAGGGAAAAGATATTACTATTTTTGGCGATGGAAAACAGACCCGTAGTTTTCAGTATGTGAGTGATTTGGTTGAAGGAATGACTCGGATGATGTCGACTGAGGATTCTTTTACAGGGCCAGTGAATATTGGTAATCCGGGTGAATTTACAATGTTGGAATTGGCACAGGAGATCATTCGAATTACAGGGACAAAATCGAAAATAATTCATTTGCCCCTGCCCAAAGATGATCCGACACAACGCCAGCCCGATATTACTTTGGCAAAAGAAAAATTAAATGGGTGGCAACCCAAAGTTCCTTTAAAAGAAGGATTGGAGAAAACGATAACATATTTTGACAATTTATTGAAAAAAGAATCAACTATAAGTTGA
- a CDS encoding hybrid sensor histidine kinase/response regulator: MNLKTEESIPTVLVVDDTPNNVKIIALTLRPLNYKLVIATNGKSAIEMVDKTRPDLVLLDVMMPEMDGYETCRIIKSKSENENLPIIFLTALSDKENTVMGFEAGGVDYITKPFNKNELIIRVKTHLELKHTQDSLRKTSQHLSELNALKDKMFSVIGHDLRSPLGSVKMTLEFLSQTAGNTTGDEFKSTIDLLVKTTDEVFSLLENLLGWAKSQSGNLVLVKEEVDLNDLVGSLYLLNKGNLNLKNIEFSTHVDEDAKVYADLNTLKVVIRNLLSNAIKFTPDKGKISINASRIEKKVKVEIKDTGVGIPKENIPKLFDQTQHLTTYGTNRESGSGLGLLLCFDFLLKNDGEIFVESELGKGTTFSLLLPVAE; the protein is encoded by the coding sequence ATGAATTTAAAAACAGAGGAATCTATACCAACCGTTCTAGTTGTTGATGATACCCCCAATAATGTTAAAATTATAGCCTTAACGTTACGGCCACTAAATTATAAACTGGTAATCGCAACCAACGGCAAAAGTGCAATCGAGATGGTTGATAAAACTCGTCCCGATCTTGTTTTGCTGGATGTTATGATGCCGGAGATGGACGGGTATGAAACTTGTCGTATAATTAAATCAAAAAGCGAAAATGAAAATCTCCCGATAATTTTTTTAACGGCATTAAGCGACAAAGAAAATACAGTGATGGGGTTTGAAGCCGGGGGGGTTGACTATATTACCAAACCATTTAATAAAAATGAACTAATAATCAGAGTAAAAACACATCTTGAATTAAAGCACACACAGGATTCGTTGCGAAAAACAAGCCAACATCTTTCTGAGCTTAATGCCTTAAAAGACAAGATGTTCTCAGTGATTGGACATGATTTGCGTTCGCCGTTAGGTAGTGTAAAAATGACTCTGGAATTTCTTTCTCAAACTGCAGGCAATACTACTGGCGATGAGTTTAAATCGACAATTGACTTGTTGGTGAAAACTACCGACGAAGTATTTAGTTTGCTTGAAAACCTACTTGGTTGGGCAAAATCTCAAAGTGGTAATCTGGTTTTGGTAAAAGAAGAAGTGGATCTTAATGATCTTGTTGGTAGTCTTTATTTGCTTAATAAGGGAAACCTAAATTTAAAAAACATTGAGTTCTCAACGCATGTCGACGAAGACGCCAAAGTGTATGCAGATCTGAATACTTTAAAGGTCGTAATCCGAAATCTGTTGTCAAACGCTATTAAATTTACACCTGATAAAGGAAAGATCAGTATAAATGCATCGAGGATTGAGAAAAAGGTAAAAGTTGAAATAAAAGATACGGGAGTAGGAATACCAAAGGAAAATATTCCAAAATTGTTCGATCAAACCCAACACCTGACAACTTACGGTACCAACCGCGAGTCGGGTAGCGGCCTGGGATTGCTCCTGTGTTTTGATTTCCTGTTGAAAAATGACGGAGAAATCTTTGTTGAAAGTGAATTAGGAAAAGGAACGACTTTCTCTCTGTTACTCCCTGTTGCCGAATAG
- a CDS encoding discoidin domain-containing protein, which yields MKSLFSFFRSYFFFGFFLANLIPTTVLANDINSTKPFYIDENASYYVNTETWNNLPQGGDTIFISANRTHALKFQYLSGSAENPLVIINSGGQVNIDSETAWGALTFENCQYIKVSGAGHPGYKYGFLLSAKSCGLAFSELSSDCEAEFVKISHDGFFGIYAKKDYGGNPPSPVPVFSDLVIHDCFIENVTEGMYLGETKSPGMEFKHVKIYNNIVRNTGREAIQIANMVEDIEIYNNTLLSTGNDSTLYQENILQIGDNSAANVYNNILIGAPSYGIISLGNGNNTYTNNYIADSKGMYIDNRLFTDSTAAIEVSGNYFSQTHDGEVIENRNEINFISITNNQYDTHITFFNNNSGNDTNFVDSDNSLETIEEIAFTDIANNDYSLSANSLAIYGNIGAPGGPEYSEYDEGTTTEDTVPVSEQIRLSSSMITDLVEGGSVYSADYLVDEQDSSVENNEHPTSQSWKPYWNMNNAPYSVYIDLGKVYNITEIALHDMNNVANLEVYYGEPDNWQALFTESCNKYKTWKTHETDVATRYIKLTMSESVYAAVNEIIIYGYEVVVENTLVSEQIQLSGSMIYDLVDGGSVYSADFLVDEQNIVIENDEHPTSQSWKPYWNMNNAPYSVYLDLGRVYNITEIALHDMNNVANLEISYGEPGNWQALFTESCNKYKTWKIHETDIATRYIRLTMSESVYAAVNEIILYGYAEESEDSSFMEEKSVQSESYSVTTSSATIEESISDKNLVLYPNPAQNKLTVDIPQDWAFNYKIEIINMQGIIYYTRDYNELHFGNPTINLEEYNMNKGIYFMRFTNDQGIAKTVKFIKNT from the coding sequence ATGAAATCACTGTTTTCATTTTTTAGATCTTACTTTTTCTTTGGATTTTTTTTAGCCAATCTAATCCCAACCACTGTTTTAGCAAACGATATAAATTCAACAAAACCATTTTACATTGATGAGAATGCCTCCTATTATGTAAATACTGAAACTTGGAATAACCTGCCACAAGGCGGTGACACCATTTTTATTTCAGCCAACAGAACCCATGCATTAAAATTCCAATACCTTAGCGGAAGCGCAGAAAACCCCTTAGTAATTATCAATTCAGGTGGTCAGGTTAATATTGACTCAGAAACAGCATGGGGTGCTCTTACTTTCGAAAATTGCCAATACATAAAAGTTAGCGGAGCAGGACATCCAGGTTATAAATATGGTTTTCTGTTATCAGCAAAAAGTTGTGGATTAGCCTTTTCTGAGTTGAGTTCTGATTGTGAAGCAGAATTTGTAAAAATTAGCCACGACGGCTTTTTTGGAATTTATGCCAAGAAAGATTATGGCGGTAATCCACCATCACCTGTTCCGGTTTTTTCCGATTTAGTTATTCATGACTGTTTTATTGAAAACGTAACAGAGGGAATGTATCTGGGTGAAACCAAAAGTCCGGGCATGGAGTTTAAACATGTAAAAATTTATAACAACATTGTTAGAAATACGGGCAGGGAAGCCATTCAAATTGCCAATATGGTAGAGGATATTGAAATCTACAATAATACTCTTTTATCAACAGGTAATGACAGTACTCTTTACCAGGAAAACATTCTTCAAATTGGCGATAACTCAGCAGCCAATGTTTATAACAATATTTTAATAGGAGCTCCTTCCTACGGAATAATCTCTCTGGGAAATGGGAATAACACCTATACGAACAACTACATTGCTGATTCAAAGGGTATGTACATCGACAACAGACTTTTTACTGATTCAACTGCTGCTATTGAAGTTTCGGGCAACTACTTTAGCCAAACACATGACGGTGAAGTAATTGAAAATCGTAATGAAATTAATTTTATAAGTATAACAAATAATCAGTACGACACACATATCACATTTTTCAACAATAACTCAGGAAACGATACTAATTTTGTTGATTCCGACAATAGTTTAGAAACTATTGAAGAAATTGCGTTTACCGATATTGCTAACAATGACTACTCACTATCAGCAAATTCTTTAGCTATTTACGGGAACATTGGTGCTCCCGGAGGTCCCGAATATTCTGAGTATGATGAAGGTACTACAACAGAGGACACTGTGCCCGTTTCAGAACAGATTAGGCTTTCAAGCAGTATGATTACAGACCTGGTTGAAGGAGGTAGTGTCTATTCGGCAGATTATTTGGTTGATGAACAAGATTCTTCAGTAGAGAACAATGAACACCCAACAAGCCAATCATGGAAACCCTATTGGAATATGAACAACGCTCCGTATAGTGTATATATCGATTTAGGAAAAGTGTATAATATCACTGAAATAGCATTACACGATATGAATAATGTGGCCAACCTGGAAGTATACTATGGTGAACCAGACAACTGGCAAGCGCTTTTTACTGAATCCTGCAACAAATACAAAACATGGAAAACACACGAAACAGACGTTGCAACAAGGTACATTAAATTAACCATGAGCGAAAGTGTTTATGCAGCAGTGAATGAAATTATTATTTATGGCTATGAAGTAGTAGTAGAGAATACCTTAGTTTCTGAACAAATTCAATTATCAGGTAGCATGATATATGACCTCGTTGATGGAGGTAGCGTCTATTCTGCAGATTTTTTGGTTGATGAGCAAAATATTGTAATTGAAAACGATGAACATCCAACAAGTCAATCATGGAAACCGTATTGGAACATGAACAATGCTCCCTACAGTGTTTACCTTGATTTAGGCCGGGTATACAATATCACTGAAATTGCGTTGCATGACATGAACAATGTTGCCAATTTGGAAATATCATATGGAGAACCTGGTAACTGGCAAGCTTTATTTACCGAATCTTGTAATAAATACAAAACATGGAAAATACACGAAACAGATATAGCAACAAGATACATTCGATTAACTATGAGTGAAAGTGTTTATGCAGCTGTTAACGAGATTATACTTTATGGATATGCCGAAGAGAGTGAGGATAGTTCTTTTATGGAAGAAAAGAGCGTTCAATCTGAGTCCTACTCAGTAACGACATCATCTGCAACTATTGAAGAAAGTATTTCTGATAAGAATTTGGTACTTTATCCCAATCCCGCACAAAATAAATTAACAGTTGATATTCCTCAAGATTGGGCGTTCAATTATAAAATAGAGATCATCAACATGCAAGGAATCATCTATTATACAAGAGACTACAATGAATTACATTTTGGAAATCCGACAATAAATCTAGAGGAATATAATATGAATAAGGGAATTTATTTCATGCGTTTTACAAACGACCAGGGAATTGCAAAAACAGTAAAATTTATAAAAAACACCTAA
- a CDS encoding glycosyltransferase family 2 protein: MKTLEILFWLALFIIFYSYLGYGILLYAIIKTRRALGLSKPYSENEDYEPEVTLFVAAYNEKDYVDEKVKNSFSLNYPKEKVKHVWVTDGSDDGTPDLLRKYAGVEVYHLDERGGKIGAMNRGMQFVKTPIVIFSDGNTNLGEDSIREMVNLFRNPKVGCVSGEKRIYSKDADAAAGAGEGLYWKYESTLKKWDAELYSVVGAAGELFAIRTELWQEVEKDTLLDDFIISLRVAMSGHTIQYNPNAYAIETASANVKEELKRKVRISAGGIQSVVRLYPLLNIFRYGTLSFQYISHRVLRWTLTPLLLLLIIPVNLILAVNSGMEISNIYTLLFFGQVLFYIMALTGWFLENRKIKVKILFVPYYFFIMNLSVFLGFKRYIKGNQSVKWERAKRG; encoded by the coding sequence ATGAAAACCTTGGAGATACTATTCTGGCTGGCACTATTTATTATTTTCTATTCGTATCTGGGTTACGGTATTTTATTATATGCCATTATAAAAACCAGAAGAGCATTAGGATTGTCAAAACCATATTCTGAAAATGAAGATTACGAGCCTGAAGTTACCTTGTTCGTTGCTGCGTATAACGAAAAAGACTATGTCGATGAAAAGGTTAAAAATTCGTTTAGTCTGAATTATCCAAAAGAAAAAGTAAAACACGTTTGGGTAACCGATGGTTCTGATGACGGAACCCCTGATTTGCTAAGGAAATATGCAGGAGTTGAGGTTTATCATTTAGACGAACGGGGAGGTAAAATTGGAGCAATGAACAGAGGGATGCAATTTGTAAAAACCCCAATCGTAATTTTTTCCGATGGAAACACAAACCTGGGAGAAGATTCAATAAGAGAAATGGTAAATCTTTTCAGAAATCCCAAAGTTGGCTGTGTTTCAGGAGAAAAACGCATTTACAGCAAAGATGCTGATGCAGCAGCCGGAGCTGGTGAAGGTTTGTACTGGAAATATGAATCGACCTTAAAAAAATGGGACGCAGAATTATACTCGGTTGTGGGTGCAGCAGGCGAACTCTTTGCCATCCGAACCGAACTTTGGCAGGAAGTGGAAAAAGACACTTTGCTGGATGATTTTATAATTTCTCTCCGTGTAGCGATGTCTGGGCACACTATTCAGTATAATCCCAATGCCTATGCTATCGAAACAGCATCAGCCAATGTAAAAGAAGAATTGAAAAGAAAAGTGCGTATTTCAGCGGGAGGAATACAGTCAGTGGTTCGTCTTTATCCTCTTCTTAATATTTTTAGATATGGAACGTTATCTTTTCAATACATATCTCATCGTGTTTTGCGATGGACTCTTACTCCTCTTTTGTTATTACTAATTATTCCTGTGAATCTTATTTTAGCTGTCAATTCAGGAATGGAAATCAGTAATATTTATACACTGCTTTTTTTCGGACAGGTACTTTTTTATATAATGGCATTAACCGGTTGGTTCCTCGAAAACCGAAAAATTAAAGTGAAAATACTTTTTGTTCCCTACTATTTCTTTATTATGAACCTCTCTGTTTTTCTGGGATTTAAAAGATATATAAAAGGGAATCAGTCGGTAAAATGGGAAAGAGCGAAGCGGGGATAG